A region from the Rosa rugosa chromosome 6, drRosRugo1.1, whole genome shotgun sequence genome encodes:
- the LOC133717380 gene encoding uncharacterized protein LOC133717380: MGSLGTKFPVYTVSIFIKTRVNSSLRTQKSLVRALATQASSSSSSAKMVKGIRVHEHGGPEVLKWEDVEVGEPKEGELRVKNKAIGLNFIDVYFRKGVYKTPSIPYIPGVEACGVVTAVGPGLTGRQVGDVVAFAGGAMGSYVEEQILPANKVVPVPPSIEPTVAASLLLKGMTAQFLLRRCFKVEPGHTVLVHAAAGGVGSLLCQWANALGATVIGTVSTKEKAAQAKEDGCHHVIIYKEEDFVARVTEITSGNGVEVVYDSVGKDTFEGSLICLKSRGYMVSFGQSSGAPDPVPLSALSVKSLFLTRPSLFHYTATRDELLETAGEVFANVDAGILRVRVNHTYPLSEAALAHSDLENRKTSGSVVLIP; encoded by the exons ATGGGTTCACTTGGAACAAAGTTTCCAGTTTACACTGTTTCAATTTTCATCAAAACTAGGGTCAACTCTTCACTCAGAACCCAGAAATCACTAGTTAGAGCTCTTGCAACTcaagcatcatcatcatcatcatcagctaAGATGGTCAAAGGCATTAGAGTCCATGAACATGGTGGACCTGAg GTCTTGAAATGGGAAGATGTGGAAGTAGGAGAGCCCAAGGAGGGCGAGCTTCGTGTGAAGAACAAGGCCATTGGGTTGAATTTCATCGATGTGTACTTCCGCAAAGGGGTTTATAAGACTCCTTCAATTCCTTACATCCCAG GTGTTGAGGCTTGCGGAGTTGTGACAGCTGTGGGACCTGGACTAACCGGCAGGCAAGTTGGAGATGTTGTAGCCTTCGCTGGTGGTGCAATGGGCTCCTATGTGGAAGAGCAGATCCTTCCTGCTAACAAAGTTGTTCCTGTTCCTCCTTCCATTGAGCCAACTGTTGCCGCATCCCTCTTGCTTAAGGGCATGACAGCTCAGTTTCTACTGCGTCGTTGCTTCAAG GTGGAACCTGGACATACAGTCCTTGTTCATGCAGCAGCTGGTGGAGTCGGATCCCTTTTATGCCAGTGGGCTAACGCCCTTGGTGCCACTGTCATTGGAACTGTATCAACTAAAGAGAAGGCAGCTCAAGCCAAGGAAGATGGCTGTCACCATGTCATAATCTATAAGGAAGAGGACTTTGTTGCTCGTGTGACTGAAATAACATCTGGCAATGGGGTTGAAGTTGTCTACGATTCTGTTGGGAAGGATACGTTTGAG GGATCATTGATATGCTTGAAGTCTCGTGGATACATGGTGAGTTTTGGGCAGTCATCAGGTGCACCAGATCCGGTTCCATTATCAGCTCTTTCAGTGAAGTCACTGTTCTTGACCAGGCCTTCCCTTTTCCATTACACGGCTACTCGAGATGAATTGTTAGAGACTGCAGGAGAGGTATTTGCTAATGTTGATGCAGGTATATTGCGGGTTCGAGTAAATCACACCTACCCATTGTCTGAAGCAGCACTTGCACATTCAGACCTGGAGAATAGGAAAACATCTGGATCTGTTGTACTTATCCCCTGA
- the LOC133715734 gene encoding aminodeoxychorismate synthase, chloroplastic isoform X2: MIATHTIYTRSCLSLMAVLPPVVVRNDDLTWKDVCHYLYEENAFDNIVISPGPGSPTCPADIGICLQVLLDCWNVPILGVCLGHQALGYVHGAKVVHASEPVHGRLSEIEHNGCVLFNAIPSGHNSGFKVVRYHSLVIDAESLPDELIPIAWTSSVNALSFIETKESDVASKFADGSFSRKPKNGSYSPSSHSGKVQSERVLMGIMHSSRPHYGVQFHPESVATCHGRQIFKNFRKITEDYWLRSRASFINAQNFPFNARMQMPHVGQLLTDVPKHRQPLNNADGQLYKNANNRSFSGMVDMVNLLHPSITIKDLRLKWKKFKHLAGQVGGARNIFCELFGQDKAENTFWLDSSSIEKRRARFSFMGGKGGALWKQLTFKLSDKSDMALKGSGLLSVQDAQGSIKRSFLEEGFLDFLKKELLSFCYDEKDYEELPFDFHGGYIGYLGYNLKVECGVDSNRHRSETPDACFFFADNLVVVDHRNDDVYILSVDEVCRPWTPWLDDTEQKLLNLKASATGEGKKPTLLALQSSLCQGSFLADKSREAYIEDVDKCLEYIKDGESYELCLTTQMRKRIGDIDSLGLYLHLREKNPAPYAAWLNFSDEDLCICCSSPERFLQLDRNGVLEAKPIKGTVARGATPEEDEQRKLQLQYSEKDQAENLMIVDLLRNDLGRVCEPGSVHVPRLMDVESYATVHTMVSTIRGQKRSDVTAIDCVKAAFPGGSMTGAPKLRSMELLDSIETSSRGIYSGSIGFFSYNQTFDLNIVIRTVVIHEGEASIGAGGAIVALSNPEDEYEEMVLKTRAPAKAVLEFL, encoded by the exons ATGATAGCTACACATACAATATATACCAGGAGCTGTCTGTCATTAATGGCTGTAT TACCTCCTGTTGTGGTGCGAAATGATGATTTGACATGGAAAGATGTTTGCCATTACTTGTATGAAGAAAATGCATTTGATAACATTGTTATATCACCTGGACCTGGTTCTCCTACATGCCCAGCGGACATAG GAATATGTCTTCAGGTGCTGCTTGACTGCTGGAATGTCCCTATCTTGGGTGTTTGCCTTGGACATCAG GCTTTAGGTTACGTGCATGGTGCTAAAGTTGTCCACGCATCTGAACCAGTCCATGGACGCTTGAG TGAAATTGAGCACAATGGGTGCGTACTTTTCAATGCAATTCCCTCTGGCCACAACTCTGGATTCAAG GTGGTTCGGTACCATTCACTGGTCATAGATGCTGAATCACTCCCAGATGAACTCATTCCTATAGCATGGACCTCTTCCGTGAATGCACTTTCTTTTATTGAGACCAAAGAATCTGATGTTGCCTCTAAATTTGCTGATGGGTCTTTTTCAAGGAAACCAAAAAATGGAAGTTATTCACCTTCCAGCCATTCTGGCAAAGTACAGAGTGAAAGGGTTCTCATGGGCATTATGCATTCTTCCAGGCCTCATTATGGTGTACAG TTCCATCCAGAGAGTGTTGCTACCTGCCATGGAAGGCAAATATTCAAGAATTTTAGAAAAATCACAGAGGATTATTGGCTGAGATCAAGGGCATCATTCATCAACGCACAAAATTTTCCTTTTAATG CACGCATGCAGATGCCCCATGTTGGTCAACTATTGACAGACGTTCCAAAACACAGGCAACCACTAAATAATGCAGATGGTCAATTATATAAAAATGCAAATAACAGAAGTTTCTCTGGCATGGTTGATATGGTAAACCTTTTGCATCCAAGCATTACTATTAAAGATCTGAGgttgaaatggaagaaattTAAGCACTTGGCCGGTCAAGTTGGTGGAGCAAGAAATATATTTTGTGAACTGTTTGGACAAGATAAAGCTGAAAACACCTTTTGGTTAGACAGTTCATCAATAGAGAAG AGAAGAGCACGTTTTTCATTTATGGGAGGAAAAGGTGGAGCCCTTTGGAAGCAACTGACCTTTAAATTGTCTGATAAAAG TGATATGGCTTTGAAGGGCAGTGGTCTTCTATCTGTTCAGGATGCTCAAGGCTCTATCAAACGTTCATTTTTGGAAGAAGGTTTTCTTGATTTTCTGAAAAAG GAGCTCCTGTCATTTTGTTACGATGAAAAGGATTATGAAGAACTTCCATTTGATTTTCATGGTGGATATATTGGTTACCTCGG GTATAACCTAAAAGTTGAATGTGGTGTGGATTCTAATCGCCACAGATCCGAGACTCCAGATGCTTGCTTTTTCTTTGCTGATAACCTTGTAGTTGTTGATCATCGTAATGATGATGTTTACATACTGTCTGTAGACGAAGTATGCAGACCTTGGACGCCATGGTTGGATGATACAGAACAGAAGCTTCTCAACTTAAAAGCTTCTGCTACAGGGGAGGGAAAGAAGCCAACTTTGCTGGCTCTACAATCTTCACTGTGTCAAGGAAGTTTCCTTGCTGATAAATCAAGAGAAGCATATATAGAAGATGTTGACAAGTGCCTGGAATACATTAAAGATGGTGAAAGTTATGAATTATGTCTGACAACTCAGATGAGAAAAAGAATTGGGGACATAGACTCATTGGGACTTTACCTTCATTTAAGAGAGAAGAATCCAGCACCATATGCTGCCTGGCTTAATTTTTCAGATGAAGACCTATGCATCTGCTGTTCTTCCCCTGAGCGTTTCTTACAATTGGATAGAAATGGTGTACTCGAAGCAAAACCCATTAAGGGTACCGTAGCTCGTGGTGCGACACCAGAGGAAGATGAACAACGTAAACTACAACTGCAGTATAG TGAAAAGGATCAAGCTGAAAATCTGATGATAGTTGATCTTCTAAGGAATGACCTTGGTCGTGTGTGTGAGCCTGGCTCAGTTCATGTGCCACGTCTTATGGATGTGGAATCATATGCTACGGTTCATACTATGGTCAGCACAATTCGTGGGCAAAAGCGGTCTGATGTGACTGCAATTGATTGTGTGAAAGCAGCATTTCCGGGTGGTTCGATGACGGGTGCACcgaaattgagatcaatggaacTTCTTGATTCAATCGAAACTAGTTCTCGAGGTATCTACTCGGGCTCCATTGGCTTTTTCTCATATAACCAGACATTTGATCTAAATATAGTTATTAGAACTGTTGTTATACACGAGGGTGAAGCTTCAATAGGAGCGGGGGGAGCCATTGTTGCCCTATCAAATCCTGAAGACGAGTACGAGgaaatggttttgaaaacacGAGCTCCAGCAAAAGCTGTACTAGAATTTTTATAG
- the LOC133715734 gene encoding aminodeoxychorismate synthase, chloroplastic isoform X1, giving the protein MKFALCSSSSELRYPVVEGLPRRTNKNILEPEPSVKVDNFVKKVNAQASNHDTRKLVMSSNLMPQHIQESHVGKKQLEAPGRKLEFVRTLLIDNYDSYTYNIYQELSVINGLPPVVVRNDDLTWKDVCHYLYEENAFDNIVISPGPGSPTCPADIGICLQVLLDCWNVPILGVCLGHQALGYVHGAKVVHASEPVHGRLSEIEHNGCVLFNAIPSGHNSGFKVVRYHSLVIDAESLPDELIPIAWTSSVNALSFIETKESDVASKFADGSFSRKPKNGSYSPSSHSGKVQSERVLMGIMHSSRPHYGVQFHPESVATCHGRQIFKNFRKITEDYWLRSRASFINAQNFPFNARMQMPHVGQLLTDVPKHRQPLNNADGQLYKNANNRSFSGMVDMVNLLHPSITIKDLRLKWKKFKHLAGQVGGARNIFCELFGQDKAENTFWLDSSSIEKRRARFSFMGGKGGALWKQLTFKLSDKSDMALKGSGLLSVQDAQGSIKRSFLEEGFLDFLKKELLSFCYDEKDYEELPFDFHGGYIGYLGYNLKVECGVDSNRHRSETPDACFFFADNLVVVDHRNDDVYILSVDEVCRPWTPWLDDTEQKLLNLKASATGEGKKPTLLALQSSLCQGSFLADKSREAYIEDVDKCLEYIKDGESYELCLTTQMRKRIGDIDSLGLYLHLREKNPAPYAAWLNFSDEDLCICCSSPERFLQLDRNGVLEAKPIKGTVARGATPEEDEQRKLQLQYSEKDQAENLMIVDLLRNDLGRVCEPGSVHVPRLMDVESYATVHTMVSTIRGQKRSDVTAIDCVKAAFPGGSMTGAPKLRSMELLDSIETSSRGIYSGSIGFFSYNQTFDLNIVIRTVVIHEGEASIGAGGAIVALSNPEDEYEEMVLKTRAPAKAVLEFL; this is encoded by the exons atgaagttCGCCTTGTGTTCATCATCTTCTGAGCTTAGATATCCTGTTGTTGAGGGGTTGCCCAGACGTACAAACAAGAATATACTAGAGCCTGAACCGTCGGTGAAGGTTGATAATTTTGTTAAGAAGGTTAATGCTCAAGCATCTAATCATGATACGAGGAAGCTGGTGATGTCTAGCAATTTGATGCCTCAGCACATACAAGAATCACATGTGGGAAAGAAACAACTGGAGGCACCTGGTCGGAAGTTGGAATTTGTGAGGACATTATTGATTGACAACTATGATAGCTACACATACAATATATACCAGGAGCTGTCTGTCATTAATGGCT TACCTCCTGTTGTGGTGCGAAATGATGATTTGACATGGAAAGATGTTTGCCATTACTTGTATGAAGAAAATGCATTTGATAACATTGTTATATCACCTGGACCTGGTTCTCCTACATGCCCAGCGGACATAG GAATATGTCTTCAGGTGCTGCTTGACTGCTGGAATGTCCCTATCTTGGGTGTTTGCCTTGGACATCAG GCTTTAGGTTACGTGCATGGTGCTAAAGTTGTCCACGCATCTGAACCAGTCCATGGACGCTTGAG TGAAATTGAGCACAATGGGTGCGTACTTTTCAATGCAATTCCCTCTGGCCACAACTCTGGATTCAAG GTGGTTCGGTACCATTCACTGGTCATAGATGCTGAATCACTCCCAGATGAACTCATTCCTATAGCATGGACCTCTTCCGTGAATGCACTTTCTTTTATTGAGACCAAAGAATCTGATGTTGCCTCTAAATTTGCTGATGGGTCTTTTTCAAGGAAACCAAAAAATGGAAGTTATTCACCTTCCAGCCATTCTGGCAAAGTACAGAGTGAAAGGGTTCTCATGGGCATTATGCATTCTTCCAGGCCTCATTATGGTGTACAG TTCCATCCAGAGAGTGTTGCTACCTGCCATGGAAGGCAAATATTCAAGAATTTTAGAAAAATCACAGAGGATTATTGGCTGAGATCAAGGGCATCATTCATCAACGCACAAAATTTTCCTTTTAATG CACGCATGCAGATGCCCCATGTTGGTCAACTATTGACAGACGTTCCAAAACACAGGCAACCACTAAATAATGCAGATGGTCAATTATATAAAAATGCAAATAACAGAAGTTTCTCTGGCATGGTTGATATGGTAAACCTTTTGCATCCAAGCATTACTATTAAAGATCTGAGgttgaaatggaagaaattTAAGCACTTGGCCGGTCAAGTTGGTGGAGCAAGAAATATATTTTGTGAACTGTTTGGACAAGATAAAGCTGAAAACACCTTTTGGTTAGACAGTTCATCAATAGAGAAG AGAAGAGCACGTTTTTCATTTATGGGAGGAAAAGGTGGAGCCCTTTGGAAGCAACTGACCTTTAAATTGTCTGATAAAAG TGATATGGCTTTGAAGGGCAGTGGTCTTCTATCTGTTCAGGATGCTCAAGGCTCTATCAAACGTTCATTTTTGGAAGAAGGTTTTCTTGATTTTCTGAAAAAG GAGCTCCTGTCATTTTGTTACGATGAAAAGGATTATGAAGAACTTCCATTTGATTTTCATGGTGGATATATTGGTTACCTCGG GTATAACCTAAAAGTTGAATGTGGTGTGGATTCTAATCGCCACAGATCCGAGACTCCAGATGCTTGCTTTTTCTTTGCTGATAACCTTGTAGTTGTTGATCATCGTAATGATGATGTTTACATACTGTCTGTAGACGAAGTATGCAGACCTTGGACGCCATGGTTGGATGATACAGAACAGAAGCTTCTCAACTTAAAAGCTTCTGCTACAGGGGAGGGAAAGAAGCCAACTTTGCTGGCTCTACAATCTTCACTGTGTCAAGGAAGTTTCCTTGCTGATAAATCAAGAGAAGCATATATAGAAGATGTTGACAAGTGCCTGGAATACATTAAAGATGGTGAAAGTTATGAATTATGTCTGACAACTCAGATGAGAAAAAGAATTGGGGACATAGACTCATTGGGACTTTACCTTCATTTAAGAGAGAAGAATCCAGCACCATATGCTGCCTGGCTTAATTTTTCAGATGAAGACCTATGCATCTGCTGTTCTTCCCCTGAGCGTTTCTTACAATTGGATAGAAATGGTGTACTCGAAGCAAAACCCATTAAGGGTACCGTAGCTCGTGGTGCGACACCAGAGGAAGATGAACAACGTAAACTACAACTGCAGTATAG TGAAAAGGATCAAGCTGAAAATCTGATGATAGTTGATCTTCTAAGGAATGACCTTGGTCGTGTGTGTGAGCCTGGCTCAGTTCATGTGCCACGTCTTATGGATGTGGAATCATATGCTACGGTTCATACTATGGTCAGCACAATTCGTGGGCAAAAGCGGTCTGATGTGACTGCAATTGATTGTGTGAAAGCAGCATTTCCGGGTGGTTCGATGACGGGTGCACcgaaattgagatcaatggaacTTCTTGATTCAATCGAAACTAGTTCTCGAGGTATCTACTCGGGCTCCATTGGCTTTTTCTCATATAACCAGACATTTGATCTAAATATAGTTATTAGAACTGTTGTTATACACGAGGGTGAAGCTTCAATAGGAGCGGGGGGAGCCATTGTTGCCCTATCAAATCCTGAAGACGAGTACGAGgaaatggttttgaaaacacGAGCTCCAGCAAAAGCTGTACTAGAATTTTTATAG
- the LOC133717379 gene encoding LOW QUALITY PROTEIN: G-type lectin S-receptor-like serine/threonine-protein kinase RKS1 (The sequence of the model RefSeq protein was modified relative to this genomic sequence to represent the inferred CDS: inserted 2 bases in 1 codon; substituted 1 base at 1 genomic stop codon) has protein sequence MSYTEWFFTMLFIFRLLPTCFSLDAITPNQPISDDGVALLSSQKKFALGFFSPGNSRKRYIGVWYNNIPNRTVVWVANRDNPVNDINGLLAIHENGGLRIYGQDRTLPLWSANVTLSSLNTSMAKLLDTGNLVLQLLLENGSQRVLWQSFDHLSHTLLPSMKLGVDRRSGFNWSLTSWKSQDDPGTGNCTYGINPSGFPQLTLYKGTTLVNRYGIGSWRVQYNKVTTYVNNQDEVTVTVVQTELITRTVLDDSGILLRSTWNERAYEWTTFQSVPDEPCDEYGTCGPNGNCNPYSNXLEQDNLXSSGGCVKKNGTSMCRKGEGFVKLEMIKLPESSRAQVNLNVTLKECEHECLRNCSCTAYCNVVDGETSRCVTWYGDLMDAKMLPANARDLYVRVDATVLAQYAKKSRDSLSKKGKLVMSSLVPVLALFLLLSLVCWLVRRNRKGKQSESKYLWSTSYFGESNIRDVDQSRGNSDLPFFDLTTIAAATNNFSDENKLGTGGFGSVYKGVLSNGNEIAVKRLSKNSGQGTEEFKNEIVLIAKLQHRNLVRILGCCVEEEEKMIIYEYLPNKSLDFFIFNESNRTHLDWRRRFEIICGISRGILYLHQDSRLRIIHRDLKASNVLLDGSMNPKIADFGLARIFEGDQSEANTNRVVGTYGYMSPEYAMRGLFSVKSDVYSFGVIVLEIITGQKNTSHHPSSSLVEHVWNSWREGTALELVDSSLSGSCPVDEVLRCIQIAFLCLQEHATDRPNMSEVLVMLGNDAALPGPMRPAFLMEKSNNSEDSSNRERTYSVYEVTHTTLEAR, from the exons ATGAGTTATACAGAATGGTTTTTCACTATGTTGTTTATCTTCCGTCTTCTTCCCACTTGCTTTTCTCTAGACGCCATTACTCCAAACCAACCCATAAGCGACGATGGTGTCGCTCTTCTCTCGAGCCAGAAAAAATTTGCTCTAGGGTTTTTCAGCCCAGGAAATTCTAGGAAGCGTTACATTGGAGTTTGGTACAACAACATACCAAATCGAACAGTCGTGTGGGTTGCAAACAGAGACAATCCTGTCAACGATATCAACGGCCTCCTAGCAATCCATGAAAATGGAGGCCTTAGAATCTACGGACAGGACCGAACTCTCCCTTTGTGGTCCGCTAACGTTACTCTCTCTTCGTTAAACACCTCCATGGCCAAGCTTTTGGATACAGGAAATCTTGTTTTGCAGCTTTTGCTAGAGAATGGGAGCCAAAGGGTTCTGTGGCAAAGCTTTGATCATCTCTCGCATACATTACTTCCATCTATGAAACTTGGGGTGGACCGGCGGTCAGGGTTTAACTGGTCCCTAACATCTTGGAAGTCTCAAGATGACCCTGGAACCGGGAACTGTACATATGGGATTAATCCTAGTGGTTTCCCGCAGTTAACTTTGTACAAGGGTACGACTCTCGTGAATCGGTATGGAATCGGATCTTGGCGTGTCCAGTATAACAAAGTGACAACTTATGTGAACAATCAAGATGAGGTAACAGTTACGGTTGTTCAAACCGAGTTAATTACTAGGACGGTGCTGGATGATTCGGGAATACTTCTCCGGAGCACATGGAATGAGCGAGCATATGAATGGACTACATTTCAGTCTGTTCCAGATGAGCCCTGTGATGAGTATGGAACATGTGGTCCGAATGGCAACTGCAACCCGTACAGCAACTGACTGGAACAAGACAATTT GTCATCAGGTGGGTGTGTGAAGAAAAATGGAACATCAATGTGTCGAAAAGGAGAAGGGTTTGTAAAGTTGGAAATGATCAAATTGCCAGAGTCGTCTAGGGCACAGGTAAATTTGAATGTGACCTTGAAAGAATGTGAGCATGAGTGTTTGAGAAATTGCTCATGCACGGCATACTGCAACGTCGTCGATGGGGAAACGAGTAGATGCGTGACATGGTATGGGGACTTAATGGACGCAAAGATGCTTCCGGCTAATGCTCGAGATTTATATGTACGAGTTGATGCTACTGTCTTGG CTCAATATGCAAAGAAGTCGAGGGATTCACTTAGCAAGAAGGGAAAACTGGTAATGTCATCACTAGTACCTGTTCTAGCATTATTTCTACTGCTTTCACTAGTCTGTTGGTTGGTAAGGAGGAACAGAAAAG GTAAGCAAAGTGAAAGTAAATATTTATGGTCAACGTCATACTTCGGTGAATCCAACATTAGAGATGTCGATCAAAGTAGAGGAAACTCAGATTTACCATTCTTTGATCTAACAACCATAGCAGCAGCCACAAACAATTTCTCTGATGAGAACAAGCTTGGGACAGGCGGCTTTGGCTCGGTCTATAAG GGTGTGCTTTCAAATGGAAATGAAATAGCAGTGAAAAGACTTTCAAAAAATTCGGGCCAAGGAACTGAAGAGTTTAAGAATGAAATCGTGCTGATTGCAAAACTCCAACACAGGAACCTTGTCAGGATTTTAGGTTGTtgtgttgaagaagaagagaagatgaTAATCTACGAATACTTGCCAAACAAAAGTTTGgactttttcattttta ATGAATCCAATCGAACACATTTAGATTGGAGGAGACGCTTTGAGATCATTTGTGGAATTTCTAGAGGGATATTATATCttcatcaagattcaagattaaGAATCATACACAGAGATCTAAAAGCGAGTAATGTTCTATTAGATGGTTCTATGAATcccaaaattgcagattttggtCTGGCTAGAATATTTGAGGGGGATCAAAGTGAAGCAAATACAAATCGCGTGGTTGGAACATA TGGTTATATGTCACCAGAATATGCAATGCGAGGACTCTTCTCAGTAAAGTCAGATGTATATAGCTTTGGGGTAATAGTATTAGAAATCATTACTGGTCAAAAGAATACTAGTCACCATCCCAGCTCAAGTTTGGTTGAACAT GTCTGGAACTCATGGAGAGAAGGTACTGCCTTAGAACTCGTTGATTCATCTCTCAGCGGATCATGCCCTGTCGATGAAGTTCTAAGATGCATCCAGATCGCCTTCTTGTGTTTACAAGAGCACGCCACTGACCGGCCAAATATGTCAGAAGTTCTTGTCATGCTGGGTAATGATGCAGCTCTTCCTGGACCAATGCGACCTGCATTTTTAATGGAGAAAAGTAATAACAGTGAAGACTCGTCAAACCGTGAAAGAACTTATTCTGTATATGAAGTGACACACACTACACTAGAAGCTCGCTAA